Genomic segment of Salvia hispanica cultivar TCC Black 2014 chromosome 2, UniMelb_Shisp_WGS_1.0, whole genome shotgun sequence:
CGAGCTGAAAACAGTCTCTCACACGAGAGCAATGCATCTTCGGAGAAGGAAATTGAAATGTCGATTGATGCATTGGCAAGTCAGGTTCAAGAATCCTTCTCACTTTCGAAGAGGCATAAGTTCTGGGAGACCCAACCGGTTGGCCAGTTCAACGATCTTGGAGATACGAGCCTGCCTGAAGGACCGATTCAACAGCCTACACCACTATCTGAAGTCAAGCAAGAGCCGTATATTCTTCCATCCGCCTATGAATTGGTTACATGCGATCTGGATTCTGAGGAGGTGTGTAGTGAGGTTTATACCTTATTGACCAATAACTATGTTGAGAATGACGATAGCATGTTTAGATTCGATTACTCAAAAGAGTTTCTTAGATGGGCACTCTGTCCTCCTGGTTATTTCCGGAGCTGGCACATCGGGTTAAGGGTTAAGACTTCAAAGAAACTGGTTGCATTCATAAGTGGAATCCCTGCAAAAGTTCGTATCCGTGATGCTGTATTGCTGCTTGCAGAGATCAATTTTTTGTGCGTACACAAGAAGCTCCGGTCAAGAAGGCTTACTCCAGTCATGATTAAGGAGGTTAGTCGCAGGGTGCGTTTGGAGAATATATGGCAGGCAGCTTATACTTCTGGTGTTGTTTTTCCTACACCGATAGCATCCAGTATGTACTGGTACAGGTCGTTGAATCCGAAGAAGCTAATCGACGTTGGGTTCTCTAGAATTGAAGCATGGGATACCATGGCCCGATACATCAACTATTACAAGTTACCAGAGCAAACCGCGACCCCTGGCCTCAGAAAGATGGAACCCCGCGATGTTCCTGCAGTTGCTCGTTTGCTTAAGAATTACTTGAAGCAGTTTGTTTTGGCTCCAGATTTTGACGAGAAGGAAGTCGAGCACTGGCTGCTTCCCAAGGAAGATGTCATGGATACTTATGTGGTCGAAAGTCCTGAAAGTCACGAAATCACTGATTTCTGCAGTTTTTACACCTTTACCTGGTCTATATTTGGTAGCCAGGACCATTCCATTCTGAAGGTGGCGTATTCGTATTACAACGTATCCACCAAGACGCCCTTAGTTCAACTGATGAGTGATGCTCTCGTTGTTGCCAAGAAGAAGGATTTGGACGTCTTCAATGCGTTGGACATTATGCTCAACGGGACTTTCTTCAGTGAGCTCAGGTTTCTCCCTGCAGATGGGAAGCTTAATTACTATCTCTACAACTATCGGCTAAAGCACGGGCTAAGACCATCGGAGATAGGCCTCCTGCCCTTATAGATTCAACGGTCGTGCTGCCACGGGCGAGCATTTTGTACGAGTGAGTTTTTTCTCTGTTCTTGGAAGATTATTTATGCTGCTATCTTTGGTATTTCTACTTGgtttcaaaccaaaaaaattagtcGATGAATTTTTGTAACTGAACATTTGTATGTTGCTTGTTTTCAAACTGATTACTATAACTTAGTTAGGTATTAGTATTAAGTGAAGGAGAATTTTTGTTAGCTTAGTAAGTGTATGGATTAATACTCTGTAGTTACACAGGCCATGTTGATAGAAAAGTTGACTATAGGCCTATCCAAACTTCTAGTTTAATGTTGTCATTGATTTTCGCTACATAGGTTCGTAAAAGGTCTTGGGTTCAATTTCACCGATCATGTCTTCCAAACTTCAAAGATAGTTAATATTACAAAGTCAGCATTCAAGGGATCGAAGATGCATATCATAACGGACGAACCTCACGTTTCCTGACTAAACACCATGAGTAAAATATGTCGTGCTCGAGTAAATCGAAACGGAACTTATGAATGAACTGACACCATCCCGTGTGCGTGTGGTACGGATATAAGATGGAAGTCATTCCCTGTCAAGTAGTGCTCCAAAGTTTTAGGCGCCcaaacaattacataaaactCTTTATCATAAGTTCTAGACCATAAGTCCACAATGAACTCCATTGAATTTCTCACTAAAATCACGAACTAAAACTTAAatcaaagaataaaatgaaccataattattaaataataattctaaGTTCTAACTTCTAACTACTCTATATAACAATAGATTTTAACTATCAATTCGattttctaaatttgaaataaaattagccgtagaataataaaacaaacactACTAGTACCTAATAAACAAATGCAAATTTCGTGTTTCTTAGCTGAAATCTTTGGTGGTTACAGACAGCTCAgctctttaattttttaataaggATTTCTAAATTTCTAGTGGAGAGCGTTGAAAATCTCTTGAAATCacaacactttttttttttccttcaaaatTTCGGCAACGTTAATCTGCACGATTCGGGGTTAAGGTGACGTATTCTCTCATCTCAATGTTTTCTTTGATtgtcatttattaatttgggcTGAAATTTGATCTtagtttttgtaatttgttatCAGCTGTGcggttttttggttttaggCTAATTGATTAGCCAACtggaattaatttatttctacttGATTGAGTGAATATTACTTGAGCTGgtagataattatgtcaatttCTTTCGATTAATTATCTGATCGATTCTATGCCTAAAGTTGACTATgttatttggaattttgtgtgatttttaGATGGAAAGAGGATTTATTGCTTGGGTGATTGAATTGAGATTCTGTGATTCAGATATTGCATATGATTGTCCAGCTAGTGTTAAAATCACTAGAACTGGTAGTATATATTTCAAGCCTAAAATTGACTGTGTTATTTGGAAAATTGTATGATTTCAAGATGGGAAAGTGATTTATTGCTTGGGTAATTGAATTGAGATTCTGTGATTCAGATATTGCATATGATGATTGTCCAGCTAGTGTTAAAATCACTTGAGCTGGTAGAAAatgctttcaatttctttccAATTATCTTCATGCCTAAAGTTGACTGTGATCATGGTTTTTGATGGTGTTTCTTGGTGTTGAAGCATTAAATCCTGTGATAGTGTGATTGATGAATTGGATTCATGTGTTATATATAAGTTCTCTGAGAATGGCTGACAACGATGCTCCAGCTGGAAACGTTCCCTCTGACAAGAGTAATGCATCATCGGAGAATGCAATTGAAATATCAATTGATGCATTGGCAAGTGATGTTCAAGAATCCTTGTCCCTTACAAAGAGGCAAAAATTCTGGGAGACCCAACCGGTCGGCCAGTTCAAGGATCTTGGAGATACGAGCCTGCCTGAAGGCCCGATTCAACAACCAACGCCACTGTCTGAAGTCAAGCAAGAGCCGTATAATCTCCCATCTGCCTATGAATTGGTCACGTGCGATCTGGATTCTGAGAAGGTGTGTAGTGAGGTTTATGCTTTATTGACTAATCACTATGTTGAGGATGATAGTCGTATGTTTCGATTGAAGTACTCCAAAGAGTTTCTTAGATGGGCACTCTGTCCTCCTGGTTATTTCCGGAGCTGGCACGTTGGGTTAAGGGCTAAGACTTCAAAGGAACTGGTTGCCTTCATTAGCGGGATCCCTGCTAAAATTCGTATCCATGATGCTGTAGTGCAGCTTGCAGAGATCAATTTTCTGTGTGTTCACAAGAAGCTCCGATCAAGAAGACTTGCTCCGGTCATGATTAAGGAGGTTAGTCGCAGAGCTCGTATGGAGAATATTTGGCAGGCGGCGTATACTTCTAGTGTTGTTTTGCCTACACCGATAACAACTTGTCAGTACTGGCACAGGCCATTGAATCTGAATAAGCTTATTGATGTTGGGTTTTTTAGGCTCGGTGCAAGGATGGCATTCAGCCGAGCTATCAAGTTGTACAAGCTACCAGAGCAAACTACAACTCCCGGCTTCAGAAAGATGGAGCCCCACGATGTTCCTGCAGTTACTCGTTTGCTTAGGAATTACTTGAAGCAGTTTGTTTTAGCTCCAGATTTTGATGAGGATGGTGTCGAGCACTGGCTGCTTCCCAAGGAAGATATCATGGATGCTTATGTGGTCGAAAGTCCTGAAAGTCGCGAAATCACTGATTTCTGCAGTTTTTACACTTTTACCTGGTCTATATTAGGTAGTCAGGATCATTCCGTGCTGAAGGTGGCGTATTCGTATTACA
This window contains:
- the LOC125206961 gene encoding glycylpeptide N-tetradecanoyltransferase 1-like, with the protein product MADNDAPAGNVPSDKSNASSENAIEISIDALASDVQESLSLTKRQKFWETQPVGQFKDLGDTSLPEGPIQQPTPLSEVKQEPYNLPSAYELVTCDLDSEKVCSEVYALLTNHYVEDDSRMFRLKYSKEFLRWALCPPGYFRSWHVGLRAKTSKELVAFISGIPAKIRIHDAVVQLAEINFLCVHKKLRSRRLAPVMIKEVSRRARMENIWQAAYTSSVVLPTPITTCQYWHRPLNLNKLIDVGFFRLGARMAFSRAIKLYKLPEQTTTPGFRKMEPHDVPAVTRLLRNYLKQFVLAPDFDEDGVEHWLLPKEDIMDAYVVESPESREITDFCSFYTFTWSILGSQDHSVLKVAYSYYNVSTKTPLVQLMSDALVVAKKKDLDVFKALDIMLNETFFSELRFSRADGKLNYYLFNYRLKHVLRSSEIGLMRFNGHMGLSREYLVRPNRNSDEEVIAI
- the LOC125205925 gene encoding glycylpeptide N-tetradecanoyltransferase 1-like, which codes for MADDDARAENSLSHESNASSEKEIEMSIDALASQVQESFSLSKRHKFWETQPVGQFNDLGDTSLPEGPIQQPTPLSEVKQEPYILPSAYELVTCDLDSEEVCSEVYTLLTNNYVENDDSMFRFDYSKEFLRWALCPPGYFRSWHIGLRVKTSKKLVAFISGIPAKVRIRDAVLLLAEINFLCVHKKLRSRRLTPVMIKEVSRRVRLENIWQAAYTSGVVFPTPIASSMYWYRSLNPKKLIDVGFSRIEAWDTMARYINYYKLPEQTATPGLRKMEPRDVPAVARLLKNYLKQFVLAPDFDEKEVEHWLLPKEDVMDTYVVESPESHEITDFCSFYTFTWSIFGSQDHSILKVAYSYYNVSTKTPLVQLMSDALVVAKKKDLDVFNALDIMLNGTFFSELRFLPADGKLNYYLYNYRLKHGLRPSEIGLLPL